Proteins encoded by one window of Arachis hypogaea cultivar Tifrunner chromosome 1, arahy.Tifrunner.gnm2.J5K5, whole genome shotgun sequence:
- the LOC112698914 gene encoding protein SUPPRESSOR OF MAX2 1 produces the protein MRAGLSTIQQTLTPEAASVLNHSIAEAGRRNHGQTTPLHVAATLLASPSGFLRQACIKSHPNSSHPLQCRALELCFSVALERLPTSQTTNPSSEPPISNALMAALKRAQAHQRRGYPEQQQQPLLAVKVELEQLIISILDDPSVSRVMREASFSSPAVKATIEQSLNSASPAVNSSPIALGFRPSPVAPSAAPAGRSLYLNPRLQQAGAGTGSGVQLGVPQQKGEEVKRVLDILMRKKKRNPILVGESEPEATVREVLRKIESKELGEGTLGIVGLNTHVIHLEKELPAERAQIPARLKELGDMIEARIGSTGSGGVFVNLGDLKWLVEQPVGFGAVGGGHVQQANVAEAGRAAVAEMGRLVAKFGEGGSGRLWLLGTATCETYLRCQVYHPSMENDWDLQAVPITSRAPLPGMFPRLGTNGILGTSIESLSPLKPFPTTAIAPPRRASENTEPTGISGCCPQCIQSYEQELADMLKDNEKLDAESKSEAARPSLPQWLQKAKTNNDNAKVIDQSQCNGQEMNVKKRTQELQKKWQDACLSLHPKFHQQSLSTERIVPTPFSMRGLCNMNLLGAQLQPKIPLNKNLGSSLQLNPNPVPIQPPEPAVRQQPSLVTTELVLGQTKKSDTSTEETHKERINDFLNCMSSETRDKFDELKSKKLLDADSFKRILKGLTEKVWWQQDAASAVATTVTQCKLGNGKRRQVGDKGDMWLLFLGPDRVGKKKMAVALSELVSSSNPIVISLAQRRGDGDSDVHLRGKTALDRIAEAIRRNPQSVIMLEDIDEANALLRGSIKRAMEQGRFPDSHGREISLGNVMFFLTANWLPEDLRYLSNGTPLDEEKLTNLARGGWQLRLSVAKRASKRRPSWLSEEDRSLKPRKETNLNLGLSFDLNEAADTEEDRGDGSLNSSDLTVDHEDNHVLHNAGLQTPSASVPRELLDSVDDAIVFKPLNFDLLRASFSASISKRFSTIAGNGIAIEVQEGALEKIASGVWLGQTNITEWMEKVLVPSFHQLKKTLNSSANDHESSLVVRLEDDGYSDRQSSEEWLPAAVRVVAEEY, from the exons ATGAGAGCCGGATTGAGCACCATCCAGCAGACCTTAACTCCCGAGGCGGCAAGCGTCCTCAACCACTCCATCGCCGAGGCCGGCCGACGCAACCATGGCCAGACAACGCCGCTGCACGTGGCCGCCACGCTCCTAGCCTCGCCCTCGGGATTCCTGCGTCAGGCCTGCATAAAGTCTCACCCGAATTCATCGCACCCTCTTCAGTGCAGGGCACTCGAGCTCTGCTTCAGCGTTGCTCTCGAGCGCTTGCCCACTTCCCAGACCACAAACCCCTCCTCTGAGCCACCAATCTCCAACGCACTCATGGCGGCGCTGAAGCGAGCACAGGCGCACCAGCGCCGGGGCTACCCGGAGCAGCAGCAGCAGCCGCTCCTCGCCGTCAAAGTCGAGCTTGAGCAGCTCATCATATCCATCCTCGACGACCCAAGCGTCAGCAGAGTCATGCGCGAAGCAAGCTTCTCCAGCCCCGCCGTGAAAGCCACAATCGAACAGTCCCTCAATTCCGCGTCTCCGGCGGTCAATTCCAGTCCAATCGCTCTTGGATTCCGCCCCTCTCCCGTGGCTCCTTCAGCGGCTCCGGCGGGGAGGAGCCTTTACTTGAACCCAAGGCTGCAGCAAGCGGGTGCCGGTACCGGTTCCGGTGTTCAATTGGGGGTGCCGCAGCAGAAGGGGGAGGAGGTGAAGAGGGTTTTGGATATATTGATGAGGAAGAAAAAGAGGAACCCGATCTTGGTGGGTGAGTCGGAGCCAGAGGCAACGGTGAGGGAGGTTCTGAGGAAGATTGAGAGCAAGGAGCTGGGAGAAGGTACGCTCGGGATTGTTGGGTTGAATACGCACGTGATTCATTTGGAGAAGGAGCTTCCCGCCGAGAGGGCGCAGATTCCGGCGAGGTTGAAGGAGTTGGGGGATATGATTGAGGCCCGGATTGGGTCGACGGGCTCTGGAGGCGTTTTTGTGAATTTAGGTGACTTGAAGTGGCTGGTGGAGCAGCCTGTTGGGTTCGGAGCTGTTGGTGGTGGTCACGTGCAGCAGGCGAATGTTGCGGAGGCGGGGCGTGCTGCTGTGGCGGAGATGGGGAGGCTGGTGGCGAAGTTCGGTGAGGGCGGCTCCGGAAGGCTGTGGTTATTGGGCACTGCTACCTGTGAGACATACTTGAGGTGCCAGGTTTATCATCCTTCCATGGAGAATGATTGGGATCTTCAGGCTGTTCCTATTACCAGCAGAGCCCCCCTCCCTGGAATGTTCCCTAG GCTTGGGACCAACGGTATCCTTGGTACCTCAATCGAATCCTTGTCCCCGTTGAAGCCCTTCCCAACTACGGCAATTGCTCCACCCAGGCGCGCCTCTGAGAACACAGAACCCACAGGAATATCGGGTTGTTGCCCACAATGCATCCAGAGCTATGAACAGGAACTAGCAGATATGTTAAAGGACAATGAGAAACTGGATGCCGAATCCAAATCAGAGGCAGCTCGACCATCGCTTCCCCAGTGGTTGCAGAAGGCTAAAACTAATAATGATAATGCTAAAGTCATCGACCAATCTCAG TGCAACGGCCAAGAAATGAATGTGAAAAAGAGGACACAGGAATTGCAGAAGAAATGGCAGGATGCTTGCTTGAGTCTACATCCCAAATTTCATCAGCAAAGTTTGAGTACAGAGAGAATTGTTCCCACTCCTTTTTCTATGAGAGGCCTATGCAATATGAACTTGTTGGGTGCCCAACTTCAGCCCAAGATACCACTCAACAAGAATCTCGGAAGCTCCTTGCAACTGAACCCAAATCCTGTGCCCATTCAGCCACCAGAACCAGCAGTCAGACAGCAGCCGAGTCTTGTCACAACAGAGCTCGTCCTTGGGCAAACTAAGAAATCAGATACCAGTACAGAAGAAACTCACAAAGAGCGCATTAATGACTTCTTGAACTGCATGTCTTCCGAGACACGAGACAAGTTTGATGAATTAAAGAGCAAGAAACTACTCGATGCTGACTCTTTCAAGAGGATCCTCAAGGGTTTGACAGAAAAAGTGTGGTGGCAGCAGGATGCAGCTTCTGCAGTTGCCACCACCGTGACCCAGTGTAAATTAGGCAACGGTAAAAGGCGCCAAGTCGGAGACAAGGGTGATATGTGGTTGCTGTTCTTGGGTCCCGACAGAGTAGGCAAGAAGAAGATGGCAGTAGCACTTTCCGAGCTGGTATCTTCCTCCAATCCAATTGTAATCTCTCTTGCCCAACGGCGTGGAGATGGAGACTCCGATGTCCATCTCCGTGGGAAAACAGCACTCGATCGAATTGCAGAGGCCATTAGAAGGAATCCGCAGTCTGTCATCATGCTCGAAGACATCGATGAAGCCAACGCCCTCCTTCGAGGGAGCATAAAACGGGCCATGGAGCAAGGTAGATTCCCGGATTCCCACGGCCGTGAAATTAGCCTTGGAAACGTCATGTTTTTCCTCACTGCCAATTGGTTGCCAGAGGACCTTAGGTACCTGTCCAACGGCACCCCACTTGACGAAGAAAAGCTTACAAATTTAGCCAGAGGGGGTTGGCAACTTCGTCTTTCAGTAGCTAAGAGAGCCTCAAAGCGGAGACCGAGTTGGTTATCTGAAGAAGACAGGTCCTTGAAGCCTCGTAAGGAAACAAATTTGAATTTAGGTCTATCATTTGATCTCAATGAAGCTGCTGATACAGAGGAAGACAGAGGAGACGGGTCGCTCAATTCTAGTGACCTGACAGTGGACCATGAAGACAACCATGTCCTCCACAATGCAGGATTACAGACACCCTCCGCCTCTGTACCCCGTGAGCTGTTGGATTCCGTGGATGATGCCATTGTGTTTAAACCATTGAATTTCGACCTTCTTCGAGCCAGTTTCTCTGCCTCCATCTCGAAAAGGTTTTCCACCATTGCCGGAAATGGGATTGCAATTGAAGTACAAGAGGGGGCTCTGGAGAAGATTGCGAGTGGGGTGTGGCTAGGCCAAACCAACATTACCGAATGGATGGAGAAAGTGTTGGTTCCCAGCTTCCACCAGCTGAAGAAAACCTTAAATTCTAGCGCTAATGACCATGAGTCTTCGCTGGTGGTGAGGCTCGAAGACGACGGCTACTCTGATCGTCAGAGCTCCGAGGAGTGGCTGCCTGCTGCTGTGAGAGTGGTAGCAGAAGAGTATTAA